From Xylanibacter oryzae DSM 17970, a single genomic window includes:
- the recJ gene encoding single-stranded-DNA-specific exonuclease RecJ, whose translation MDFKWNYKPPTTEQKKAANDFGEKLGISPMLADLLRHRGVDTVSAAKRFFHPQLADLYNPFLMKDMDVAVDRLNDAMGHKERIMVYGDYDVDGCTAVALVYKFLQQFYSNIEYYIPDRYDEGYGVSKKGIDYAKETGVKLIIILDCGIKAIDEIAYANSVGIDFIICDHHVPDEVMPSAFAILNPKRPDDTYPFKHLSGCGVGFKFMQAFAKNNNISFSHLISLLDFCAVSIASDIVPVMDENRILAYHGLKQLNQNPSIGLKAIIDICGLNGRELSMGDIVFKIGPRINASGRMENGKESVELLVEKDLNIALNEAKNINEYNEQRKDIDKQMTEEANQIVEDVESQEHHSSIVLYDENWKKGIIGIVASRLTEIYFRPTVVLTRDNEFVTGSARSVTGFDVYAAIKSCRDLLVNFGGHTYAAGLTMKLDKIDEFKKRFQLYVEEHIMPEQTEAILNIDAMIDFKDITKKLQADLKKFSPYGPCNTKPLFCTKQVYDYGTSKVVGREQEHIKLELVDSQSSNVMNGIAFGQSASARYIKSKRSFDIVYTIEENIYKRGEAQLQIEDIRPSEE comes from the coding sequence ATGGATTTCAAATGGAATTACAAACCACCAACAACAGAACAAAAAAAAGCGGCTAATGATTTCGGAGAAAAACTTGGAATAAGTCCGATGCTTGCCGATCTTCTACGGCATAGAGGTGTAGATACTGTTTCGGCAGCAAAACGCTTTTTCCATCCTCAATTAGCTGATTTGTATAATCCATTCCTTATGAAGGATATGGATGTGGCGGTTGATAGACTTAATGATGCTATGGGGCATAAAGAACGCATTATGGTTTACGGAGACTATGATGTGGATGGTTGTACTGCTGTAGCTCTTGTGTATAAGTTTCTGCAACAATTCTATTCAAATATTGAATATTATATTCCCGACAGATATGACGAGGGATATGGTGTCAGCAAGAAAGGAATAGATTATGCCAAAGAAACTGGTGTTAAATTAATTATCATACTTGATTGCGGTATTAAGGCAATCGATGAGATAGCATATGCCAACAGTGTTGGAATAGATTTCATTATCTGTGACCATCATGTTCCTGATGAGGTTATGCCATCAGCTTTTGCTATACTTAATCCTAAAAGACCGGATGATACTTATCCATTCAAACATCTTTCAGGATGTGGTGTTGGATTCAAGTTTATGCAGGCATTTGCTAAAAACAACAATATATCTTTTAGTCATCTTATTTCACTACTCGACTTCTGTGCTGTCAGCATCGCTTCTGACATAGTTCCTGTGATGGATGAAAACAGAATACTGGCATACCATGGTCTAAAACAACTAAATCAGAATCCAAGCATTGGATTGAAGGCTATTATTGATATCTGCGGACTTAACGGCCGTGAACTCTCAATGGGAGATATTGTATTCAAAATAGGTCCGCGTATAAATGCGTCAGGACGTATGGAAAATGGTAAAGAAAGCGTTGAATTGCTTGTTGAAAAAGACTTGAACATAGCACTTAATGAAGCTAAAAACATTAATGAATATAATGAACAGCGCAAGGATATTGACAAGCAAATGACCGAAGAAGCAAACCAAATCGTTGAAGATGTAGAATCACAAGAGCATCATTCAAGTATAGTGCTTTATGACGAAAATTGGAAAAAGGGAATTATAGGCATCGTTGCGTCAAGACTAACTGAAATATACTTTCGTCCTACTGTTGTTCTTACGAGAGACAACGAATTCGTAACCGGATCTGCTCGTAGCGTAACGGGATTTGACGTTTATGCTGCTATAAAGAGTTGCAGAGATCTCCTTGTAAATTTCGGAGGACATACATATGCTGCCGGACTTACAATGAAGTTGGACAAAATAGATGAGTTTAAAAAAAGGTTTCAACTTTATGTTGAGGAACATATAATGCCTGAACAGACTGAGGCGATACTGAATATTGATGCAATGATTGACTTTAAGGATATCACAAAAAAACTACAGGCTGACCTTAAAAAGTTTTCACCATATGGTCCATGTAACACCAAACCGTTATTCTGTACTAAGCAGGTTTATGATTACGGAACAAGTAAGGTTGTGGGACGTGAGCAAGAGCATATAAAATTAGAACTTGTTGACAGCCAGTCTAGTAACGTAATGAATGGCATTGCATTTGGTCAAAGTGCCTCTGCCAGATATATAAAATCAAAAAGAAGTTTCGATATTGTTTATACGATAGAGGAAAATATTTATAAGCGAGGCGAGGCGCAGTTACAGATAGAAGATATACGCCCGTCTGAAGAATAA
- a CDS encoding aminopeptidase C — MRKFMVLALIAFVAMSSGAETKKDSVNKNKPVFTTIKENKITSIKDQNRSGTCWDFSTISFFESEILKKTGKTYDLCEMFVANKDYLDRATMSVRMHGDASFSEGGSSYDVLYCMKNYGICPETAMPLPGTLYGDTLSNFGEFFKAMTPYVNAIAKSDSKKLTPAWKNGLQGIVDAYIGKCPTSFSYEGKNYTPKSFASSLGINFDDYVSITSYTHHPFWTEFPVEVQDNWRWAPSYNVPMDDLTKIIDNAVNNGYTVAWGGDVTEDGFTRKGIAIAYDTKKARSMAGTDADKWFKLSKDEKTSKLDSLGVNAPEIVPTQEMRQEGFDNWETTDDHGMHIYGIAKDQNGKEYYMVKNSWGKYGDYKGIWYMTKNFVLYKTMDIMVNKNAIPKDIRKKLGI, encoded by the coding sequence ATGAGAAAATTTATGGTATTGGCTCTTATCGCTTTTGTTGCGATGAGTTCTGGAGCTGAAACAAAAAAGGATTCGGTAAACAAAAACAAACCAGTGTTTACCACAATCAAAGAAAACAAAATTACGAGTATTAAAGACCAAAACCGTAGTGGTACGTGCTGGGATTTCTCTACTATCAGCTTCTTTGAAAGCGAGATACTAAAGAAAACAGGAAAGACATACGATTTATGTGAAATGTTTGTAGCTAACAAGGATTATCTGGACCGCGCTACAATGTCTGTACGCATGCATGGTGATGCTTCTTTCTCTGAAGGTGGAAGTTCTTATGATGTGCTTTACTGCATGAAGAACTATGGAATATGCCCAGAGACAGCTATGCCATTGCCTGGTACGCTATATGGAGATACTCTGAGTAACTTCGGTGAATTCTTCAAAGCAATGACTCCTTATGTCAATGCAATAGCAAAGAGCGATTCTAAGAAACTTACTCCTGCATGGAAAAATGGTCTACAGGGTATTGTAGATGCATATATCGGAAAATGCCCTACTTCATTCTCTTACGAAGGAAAGAATTATACTCCGAAATCATTCGCATCAAGTCTTGGTATCAATTTTGATGATTATGTAAGCATAACAAGTTATACTCATCATCCTTTCTGGACAGAATTCCCTGTAGAGGTTCAGGACAATTGGAGATGGGCTCCTAGTTACAATGTACCGATGGATGATCTTACAAAGATTATTGACAATGCTGTGAACAATGGTTATACAGTAGCTTGGGGTGGAGATGTTACAGAAGACGGTTTCACTCGCAAAGGTATAGCTATCGCATATGATACTAAAAAGGCACGCAGCATGGCTGGAACAGATGCTGACAAATGGTTTAAGTTAAGTAAGGATGAGAAGACTTCAAAGCTTGACTCTCTTGGAGTAAATGCTCCTGAGATTGTACCTACACAGGAAATGCGTCAGGAAGGATTCGATAATTGGGAAACTACTGATGACCACGGAATGCATATATATGGTATTGCAAAAGACCAAAACGGTAAAGAATACTATATGGTTAAAAATTCTTGGGGAAAGTATGGTGATTATAAAGGAATATGGTATATGACTAAGAATTTCGTTCTGTATAAAACTATGGATATCATGGTTAACAAGAATGCGATTCCTAAAGATATCAGAAAAAAACTCGGAATCTAA
- a CDS encoding aminopeptidase P family protein, with product MFSKETYVSRRAELRKLVKSGIVILFGNNESPVNYPSNGYYPFRQDSSFLYYFGQNRDGLVGVIDVDNDTETLVGDDIDIEDIVWFGSVDSVHDMAQQVGVGSSAPMKELKSICNDAMRQKRTIHYLPPYRFDNKIQIFDLLGIHPNQQKESASLELIMAVVKMRSSKEPQEIEELERAAIIGYKMHTTAMKLTKPGVTEHYIGGHVDGVANSYGAMVSFATIFSQHGEIMHGNPSMAKLEAGRLVLCDAGAETINNYCSDNTRTYPVDGKFTQRQLEIYSIVEACHDYTLQVAKPGVKWYDVHMNVCKLMTDRLKDLGLMKGDTDEAVKAGAHAMFLPHGLGHMMGMDVHDMEGLGQNYVGFDKEIQPSTQFGTNCLRMGRKLQENFVMTDEPGIYFIPALIDNWKASGHCKEFINFDMLETYKGFGGIRIEDDILITKDGCRFIGKDRIPYHPKDVENFMNN from the coding sequence ATGTTCAGTAAAGAAACCTACGTAAGCCGCCGCGCAGAACTGCGAAAGCTCGTAAAGAGTGGCATCGTTATACTTTTCGGCAACAATGAATCGCCTGTTAATTATCCATCAAACGGATATTATCCGTTCCGTCAGGATTCGTCATTTCTATATTACTTTGGACAGAACAGGGACGGACTTGTAGGTGTTATTGATGTGGATAATGATACCGAAACACTAGTTGGTGATGATATAGATATTGAGGATATCGTATGGTTCGGGTCTGTAGACAGTGTCCACGATATGGCTCAACAGGTTGGGGTGGGAAGTTCGGCTCCTATGAAAGAGCTAAAGTCAATATGCAACGATGCAATGAGACAGAAGCGAACAATACACTATCTCCCACCTTATCGCTTTGACAATAAAATCCAAATTTTTGATTTACTTGGTATTCACCCTAATCAACAGAAGGAATCTGCATCTCTTGAATTGATTATGGCTGTAGTTAAGATGCGTTCAAGCAAAGAACCTCAAGAGATTGAGGAACTTGAGAGGGCGGCTATAATCGGCTATAAAATGCATACCACGGCTATGAAACTTACAAAACCGGGCGTAACTGAGCATTATATTGGTGGACATGTTGACGGTGTAGCCAACTCGTATGGAGCAATGGTAAGTTTCGCTACCATATTTTCTCAACATGGCGAGATAATGCATGGTAACCCTTCAATGGCAAAACTTGAAGCCGGACGCCTGGTACTCTGCGATGCGGGAGCTGAGACAATTAATAATTATTGCTCTGACAACACGCGTACTTATCCTGTAGATGGTAAATTTACACAGAGACAACTTGAAATATACAGCATCGTTGAAGCTTGTCATGATTATACTCTGCAGGTAGCTAAACCCGGCGTAAAATGGTATGATGTACACATGAATGTGTGTAAACTGATGACAGACAGGCTGAAAGACCTTGGATTGATGAAAGGGGATACTGATGAAGCCGTAAAAGCCGGCGCTCATGCTATGTTCCTACCCCACGGACTTGGACACATGATGGGTATGGATGTACACGACATGGAGGGACTTGGACAAAACTATGTAGGATTCGACAAAGAGATTCAACCTTCTACTCAATTTGGTACAAACTGCCTGCGTATGGGACGAAAGTTACAAGAAAACTTTGTTATGACGGATGAGCCGGGAATTTATTTTATTCCTGCCTTAATAGATAACTGGAAGGCAAGCGGACATTGTAAGGAGTTTATTAATTTTGATATGCTTGAGACCTACAAAGGTTTCGGCGGAATACGTATTGAGGATGATATTCTTATAACCAAAGATGGTTGCAGATTTATAGGAAAGGACCGTATACCTTATCATCCTAAAGATGTTGAGAATTTTATGAACAATTAA
- a CDS encoding patatin-like phospholipase family protein: protein MQIDRNTGLVLEGGGMRGVFTSGVLDAFMKHDLYFHYVVAVSAGACNGLSYMSHQPRRARISNIDYLARYNYIGLRHLVTQGCIFDQKLLYEDFPNTLLPFDFDTYFNNPDIFEMVTTNCLTGRSCYLNVKDDRQRLLDAVRASSSLPYVSKIVMVDGIPMLDGGIVDSIPVMRAMEQGHSKNVVVLTRNKGYRSTEKDHKIKYVFYKNYPRLRVALSHRCEAYDRQLDMIDQLEDSGQIICIRPARPVEVGRIEKDTKKLEAIYEEGFLLGEKFCMEYYKD from the coding sequence ATGCAAATAGATAGAAATACAGGCCTTGTGCTTGAAGGAGGGGGTATGCGTGGTGTTTTTACCAGCGGGGTCCTTGACGCATTTATGAAGCATGATTTATACTTCCATTATGTTGTTGCGGTATCTGCTGGAGCCTGCAATGGTTTATCATATATGAGCCATCAGCCTCGTCGTGCCCGTATTTCTAATATAGACTATCTTGCACGTTACAATTATATTGGGCTTCGTCATCTTGTAACACAAGGATGTATCTTCGATCAAAAGTTACTTTACGAAGATTTCCCCAACACACTTTTGCCTTTTGATTTTGATACCTATTTTAATAATCCTGACATTTTCGAGATGGTAACAACAAACTGCCTTACTGGCAGGTCTTGTTATCTCAATGTAAAAGATGATCGTCAGCGTTTGCTTGATGCGGTACGAGCAAGCAGTAGTCTTCCTTATGTGAGTAAAATCGTTATGGTAGACGGTATACCAATGCTTGATGGTGGAATTGTAGACAGCATACCTGTAATGCGAGCAATGGAGCAGGGCCATAGTAAAAATGTAGTTGTTTTAACTCGTAACAAAGGTTACCGCTCCACCGAGAAGGACCATAAGATAAAATACGTATTCTATAAAAATTATCCGCGTTTGCGCGTTGCTCTGAGTCACAGATGCGAAGCCTATGACCGTCAGTTAGATATGATAGACCAACTGGAAGATAGTGGACAGATAATATGTATACGTCCTGCACGTCCTGTTGAAGTTGGGCGTATAGAGAAAGATACTAAAAAATTAGAAGCCATCTATGAAGAAGGCTTCTTATTAGGTGAGAAATTCTGTATGGAATATTATAAAGATTAG